One window of the Camelina sativa cultivar DH55 chromosome 1, Cs, whole genome shotgun sequence genome contains the following:
- the LOC104778457 gene encoding beta-fructofuranosidase, insoluble isoenzyme CWINV1-like: MTREVFSNIGLSLLFTLLIGNYVVDLEASHHVYERLSQSTNTESPSVNQRYRTGFHFQPPKNWMNDPNGPMIYKGIYHLFYQWNPKGAVWGNIVWAHSTSTDLINWEPHPPAIFPSEPFDINGCWSGSVTILPNGKPVILYTGIDPKNQQVQNIAEPKNISDPYLREWTKSTLNPLMAPDAVNGINASSFRDPTTAWLGQDKKWRVIIGSKINRRGLAITYTSKDFLKWEKSPEPLHYDDGSGMWECPDFFPVTRSGSKGVETSSFGEPNEIKHVLKVSLDDTKHDYYTIGTYDRVKDKFVPDSGFKMDGTAPRYDYGKYYASKTFYDSAKSRRILWGWTNESSSVDDDVEKGWSGIQTIPRKIWLDRSGKQLIQWPVREVKGLRTKEVKNLRNEVLKSGSRLEVSGVTAAQADVEVLFKVRGLEKADVIDPSWTDPQLICSQMNVSVKSSFGPFGLMVLASKNLEEYTSVYFRIFKARQNSGKFVVVMCSDQSRSSLEEDNDKTTYGAFVDINPYKPIPLRALIDHSVVESFGGKGRACITSRVYPKLAIGKSSHLFAFNYGSQSVDVLNLNAWSMNSAQIS; this comes from the exons atgaCCAGAGAAGTTTTCTCCAACATTGGACTTTCGTTATTATTCACGTTACTTATTGGTAACTATGTCGTCGATCTTGAAGCCTCGCACCATGTCTACGAGAGACTTTCCCAAAGCACTAACACCGAATCTCCTTCCGTAAACCAGCGCTACCGGACCGGTTTCCATTTTCAACCCCCAAAAAATTGGATGAACG ATCCTAAtg GGCCTATGATATACAAAGGAATATATCATCTTTTCTACCAATGGAACCCCAAGGGAGCCGTGTGGGGTAACATCGTGTGGGCTCATTCCACGTCAACAGACTTAATCAACTGGGAGCCACATCCTCCAGCTATCTTCCCATCTGAACCATTCGACATCAACGGATGCTGGTCCGGTTCAGTTACAATTCTCCCCAATGGCAAACCGGTTATCCTCTATACCGGAATTGACCCCAAGAACCAACAGGTCCAAAACATAGCCGAACCTAAGAATATCTCCGATCCTTATCTCCGAGAATGGACAAAGTCTACGTTAAATCCTTTGATGGCTCCTGACGCCGTTAACGGAATCAACGCCAGCTCGTTCCGTGACCCAACCACCGCGTGGCTAGGCCAAGACAAGAAATGGAGAGTGATCATCGGAAGCAAGATCAACCGTCGTGGGTTAGCGATCACTTACACGAGCAAAGACTTTCTAAAATGGGAAAAATCTCCCGAGCCGTTGCACTACGACGACGGAAGTGGTATGTGGGAATGCCCTGATTTTTTCCCGGTGACGAGGTCCGGTTCTAAAGGCGTGGAAACGTCTTCGTTTGGTGAACCTAATGAGATTAAGCACGTGTTGAAAGTAAGCTTGGACGATACGAAACATGACTACTACACGATCGGTACGTACGACCGGGTTAAAGACAAATTCGTACCGGACAGTGGTTTTAAGATGGACGGTACGGCTCCTAGATACGATTACGGGAAGTATTACGCGTCGAAAACGTTTTATGACTCGGCCAAGAGCCGGAGAATCTTGTGGGGTTGGACCAACGAGTCATCGTCGGTTGACGATGATGTTGAGAAAGGCTGGTCCGGTATTCAG ACGATTCCGAGAAAAATATGGCTTGATCGATCAGGGAAACAATTAATTCAGTGGCCCGTTAGGGAAGTTAAAGGATTACGTACGAAAGAAGTCAAAAACTTACGCAACGAAGTACTAAAGTCTGGATCTAGGCTTGAAGTCTCTGGTGTGACAGCTGCACAG GCGGATGTGGAGGTTTTATTCAAAGTAAGAGGCTTGGAGAAAGCGGATGTGATAGACCCAAGTTGGACCGATCCGCAGTTGATTTGTAGTCAGATGAATGTGTCCGTTAAATCTAGTTTTGGTCCATTCGGTTTGATGGTTCTGGCATCTAAGAACTTGGAAGAGTACACATCTGTTTATTTTAGAATCTTCAAAGCCCGTCAAAACAGCGGTAAATTCGTCGTGGTCATGTGCAGTGACCAAAGCAG ATCTTCACTGGAGGAAGATAACGACAAAACGACTTACGGAGCTTTTGTGGATATTAATCCTTACAAACCAATACCTCTCAGAGCCTTG ATTGATCATTCAGTAGTGGAGAGCTTCGGTGGAAAGGGGAGAGCATGCATTACCTCAAGAGTGTATCCAAAATTGGCAATAGGGAAAAGTTCACATCTCTTTGCTTTTAATTATGGATCTCAAAGTGTTGATGTCTTAAACCTAAACGCTTGGAGCATGAACTCTGCCCAAATCAGTTGA
- the LOC104778489 gene encoding F-box/kelch-repeat protein At3g13680-like yields the protein MTTISDLPCDLVGEILSRVPLTSLGATRSTCKKWEALSKNQIFGKKSRAAARKQFLGFMMKDARVCSLKFDLQGIRNHGDLVDPSINQVSLLNQVEVHRVFHCDGLLLCVLKDSSRLLVWNPYLGQTRWIEPRQNFDVLDRYAIGYDKKNRNHKILRIFGEQRTVLGYEIYDFSSNSWRVVCVEPPEWFIWSHQRSVSLKGNAFFAAKRETTTVVGGGGKKIIEQDILLCFDFTTERFGPSLYLPFCSDAKDNVTLSCLRDEQLAVLHQHMNACQIMEIWVTTKIDPDTVSWNKFMRELAGYPVDTEGGSFFIDEEKNVAVVFDLDHFHGAMASAHMVGPRRYLRSVKIGKALNIGKLDELGYFHAKYRLPLVCSSYVPSLVQLQINQPGCQKRKRERVYKPKSKMKEEQREKNGGIEVY from the coding sequence atgacGACAATATCAGATCTTCCATGTGATTTGGTAGGGGAAATACTGTCTAGAGTTCCATTGACATCTCTGGGAGCAACACGATCTACTTGCAAAAAGTGGGAAGCTTTAtcaaaaaatcagatttttggtaaaaaatcaaGAGCAGCAGCAAGGAAGCAGTTTCTGGGGTTTATGATGAAGGATGCAAGGGTTTGTTCTTTGAAATTCGATCTCCAAGGAATCCGCAACCACGGGGACTTGGTTGATCCATCTATAAATCAAGTAAGCCTACTTAACCAAGTCGAGGTACATAGAGTCTTTCACTGTGACGGTTTATTGTTATGCGTCCTCAAGGACAGCTCGAGGCTCTTGGTATGGAATCCTTATTTGGGTCAAACCAGGTGGATCGAACCCAGGCAAAACTTCGACGTCTTGGACAGGTATGCTATCGGTTATGACAAGAAGAAccgtaaccacaaaatcttgagaaTTTTCGGTGAGCAGCGAACGGTTCTTGGGTACGAAATCTACGATTTTAGCTCTAATTCATGGAGGGTCGTTTGTGTCGAACCACCCGAGTGGTTTATATGGTCTCATCAACGCAGTGTGTCTTTGAAAGGGAATGCTTTTTTTGCTGCTAAAAGGGAAACAACAACAGTGGTTGGTGGTGGAGGAAAAAAGATTATTGAACAAGAtatcttactctgttttgatttcacaacagagagatttggaccgAGTCTGTATCTTCCGTTTTGCTCTGATGCAAAAGACAATGTTACTTTATCTTGTCTTAGAGATGAGCAGCTCGCCGTGTTACACCAACACATGAATGCATGTCAGATCATGGAGATTTGGGTTACGACTAAGATTGATCCCGATACGGTCTCATGGAACAAGTTTATGAGAGAGCTCGCTGGTTATCCGGTTGACACTGAAGGTgggagtttcttcattgacgaggagaagaatGTTGCTGTTGTTTTCGACCTAGACCATTTTCATGGGGCTATGGCTTCAGCTCACATGGTTGGACCAAGGAGGTACTTGAGATCTGTTAAAATCGGAAAAGCCCTTAATATCGGAAAACTTGACGAGTTAGGATATTTTCATGCCAAGTATCGTCTCCCTCTTGTGTGCtcttcttatgttccaagtttagtgcaacTGCAAATCAACCAACCGGgttgccaaaaaagaaaaagagaaagagtttataaacccaaaagcaaaatgaaagaagaacaaagggaaaaaaatgGTGGGATAGAGGTTTACTAG
- the LOC104778473 gene encoding putative hydrolase C777.06c isoform X1 → MAAMSAVLSLGLGTLRPSHRSFSCFDSLRHQTSFLRCQSLISRNTTRSPLNKILQACLQSNYANGDDALVSSSNERSEVVFMGTGTSEGIPRVSCLTNPLKTCLVCKKATEPGNKNRRLNTSILVRYIRPSGTSNILIDCGKFFYHSALKWFPTFGLRTLDAVVITHSHADAIGGLDDLRDWTNNVQPHIPIYTATRDLEVMKKTHYYLVDTSVIIPGAAVSELEFKIIHEDQPFVVNDLKIIPLPVWHGSNYRSLGFRFGNVCYISDVSDIPEETYPLLKDCDLLIMDALRPDRSSATHFGLPRALEEVRKIKPKRTLFTGMMHLMDHEKVSEELEKLMDTEGIDVQLSYDGLRVPISI, encoded by the exons ATGGCGGCTATGTCAGCGGTTCTGTCTCTGGGCTTAGGCACACTTCGCCCTTCGCATCGTTCCTTTTCATGTTTCGATTCCCTCCGGCACCAGACATCTTTCCTCCGTTGCCAAAGTCTCATCTCTAGAAACACAACGAGGTCTCCGCTCAACAAGATTCTTCAGGCTTGCCTTCAATCCA ATTATGCAAATGGTGATGATGCTTTGGTGTCATCATCCAATGAACGTTCTGAGGTTGTATTTATGGGTACCGGAACGAGTGAAGGGATTCCTCGTGTCAGCTGCCTCACTAATCCTTTGAAAACATGTctg GTATGCAAAAAAGCAACAGAACCAGGAAACAAAAATAGGAGACTTAACACCAGTATTCTTGTTCGGTACATTAGACCATCCGGAACAAGTAACATCCTCATTGATTGTGGCAA GTTCTTCTACCACAGTGCCCTTAAATGGTTCCCCACCTTcgg GCTAAGAACACTTGATGCGGTTGTAATTACTCATTCTCATGCTGACGCAATTGGAG GTCTTGATGATCTCCGTGATTGGACAAACAATGTCCAACCTCACATACCGATTTACACTGCTACCCGTGATCTTGAG GTGATGAAGAAGACCCATTATTACTTGGTTGATACAAGTGTGATCATACCCGGTGCTGCGGTCTCAGAGTTGGAGTTTAAAATCATACATGAGGACCAACCATTTGTAGTAAACGATCTAAAG ATCATCCCATTACCTGTGTGGCATGGAAGTAACTACCGTTCCCTTGGTTTCCGGTTTGGTAATGTCTGCTACATAAG CGATGTCAGTGACATACCTGAAGAAACCTACCCGCTCCTTAAAGACTGTGATCTCCTAATTATG GATGCTTTGAGACCTGACCGGTCTTCAGCAACACACTTTGGCCTCCCAAGG GCATTAGAGGAAGTTcgaaaaatcaaaccaaaaagaacccTTTTCACCG GAATGATGCATTTGATGGACCACGAAAAGGTGAGCGAAGAACTGGAGAAACTTATGGACACAGAAGGCATCGATGTCCAATTGAGCTACGATGGTCTTCGTGTACCAATCTCAATCTAA
- the LOC104778473 gene encoding putative hydrolase C777.06c isoform X2: MGTGTSEGIPRVSCLTNPLKTCLVCKKATEPGNKNRRLNTSILVRYIRPSGTSNILIDCGKFFYHSALKWFPTFGLRTLDAVVITHSHADAIGGLDDLRDWTNNVQPHIPIYTATRDLEVMKKTHYYLVDTSVIIPGAAVSELEFKIIHEDQPFVVNDLKIIPLPVWHGSNYRSLGFRFGNVCYISDVSDIPEETYPLLKDCDLLIMDALRPDRSSATHFGLPRALEEVRKIKPKRTLFTGMMHLMDHEKVSEELEKLMDTEGIDVQLSYDGLRVPISI, translated from the exons ATGGGTACCGGAACGAGTGAAGGGATTCCTCGTGTCAGCTGCCTCACTAATCCTTTGAAAACATGTctg GTATGCAAAAAAGCAACAGAACCAGGAAACAAAAATAGGAGACTTAACACCAGTATTCTTGTTCGGTACATTAGACCATCCGGAACAAGTAACATCCTCATTGATTGTGGCAA GTTCTTCTACCACAGTGCCCTTAAATGGTTCCCCACCTTcgg GCTAAGAACACTTGATGCGGTTGTAATTACTCATTCTCATGCTGACGCAATTGGAG GTCTTGATGATCTCCGTGATTGGACAAACAATGTCCAACCTCACATACCGATTTACACTGCTACCCGTGATCTTGAG GTGATGAAGAAGACCCATTATTACTTGGTTGATACAAGTGTGATCATACCCGGTGCTGCGGTCTCAGAGTTGGAGTTTAAAATCATACATGAGGACCAACCATTTGTAGTAAACGATCTAAAG ATCATCCCATTACCTGTGTGGCATGGAAGTAACTACCGTTCCCTTGGTTTCCGGTTTGGTAATGTCTGCTACATAAG CGATGTCAGTGACATACCTGAAGAAACCTACCCGCTCCTTAAAGACTGTGATCTCCTAATTATG GATGCTTTGAGACCTGACCGGTCTTCAGCAACACACTTTGGCCTCCCAAGG GCATTAGAGGAAGTTcgaaaaatcaaaccaaaaagaacccTTTTCACCG GAATGATGCATTTGATGGACCACGAAAAGGTGAGCGAAGAACTGGAGAAACTTATGGACACAGAAGGCATCGATGTCCAATTGAGCTACGATGGTCTTCGTGTACCAATCTCAATCTAA